One genomic region from Bufo bufo chromosome 3, aBufBuf1.1, whole genome shotgun sequence encodes:
- the ILK gene encoding integrin-linked protein kinase produces MDDIFTQCREGNAVAVRLWLDNTENDLNQGDDHGFSPLHWACREGRSNIVDMLIMRGARINVMNRGDDTPLHLAASHGHRDIVQKLIQYKADVNSVNEHGNSPLHYACFWGQDDVAEDLVNNSALIYICNKYGETPLDKAKPHLRELLCDRAEKMGQSMNRIPYKDTFWKGTTRTRPRNGTLNKQAGIDYKQLTLSHKLNDNHSGELWKGRWQGNDIVIKVLKIRDWSTRKSRDFNEEYPKLRIFSHPNVLPVLGACQSPPAPHPVLITHWMPYGSLYNVLHEGTNLVVDQCQAVKFALDIARGMAFLHTLEPLIPRHYLNSRSVMIDEDMTARISMADVKLSFQCPGRMYCPAWIAPEALQKRPEDINRRSSDMWSFAVLLWELVTREVPFADLSNMEIGMKVSLEGLRPTIPPGISPHICKLMKICMNEDPAKRPKFDMIVPILEKMQDK; encoded by the exons ATGGACGACATCTTCACGCAGTGTCGAGAGGGGAACGCGGTGGCCGTCCGTCTGTGGCTGGATAACACGGAGAATGACCTGAACCAGGG GGATGACCACGGCTTCAGCCCGCTGCACTGGGCGTGTCGTGAAGGCCGCAGTAACATTGTGGACATGCTGATAATGAGAGGAGCGCGAATCAACGTCATGAACCGCGGCGACGACACTCCGCTGCACCTTGCCGCCAGCCACGGCCACCGCGACATTGTCCAGAAG CTCATCCAGTATAAAGCGGATGTCAATTCCGTCAATGAACATGGGAACTCCCCCCTGCACTACGCCTGCTTCTGGGGGCAAGATGACGTCGCTGAG GACTTGGTGAATAATTCTGCACTGATTTACATCTGTAACAAGTACGGAGAGACCCCACTGGACAAGGCCAAGCCCCATCTCCGCGAGCTGCTCTGCG ACCGGGCTGAGAAGATGGGGCAGAGCATGAACAGAATCCCCTACAAGGACACCTTCTGGAAAGGAACCACCAGAACCCGACCAC GGAACGGCACTCTTAATAAGCAGGCCGGTATAGATTACAAGCAGCTGACGCTCAGCCACAAGCTGAATGACAACCATTCTGGGGAG CTGTGGAAAGGCCGCTGGCAGGGCAACGACATCGTCATCAAAGTCCTGAAGATCCGGGACTGGAGCACCCGGAAGAGCCGAGACTTCAACGAGGAGTACCCCAAGCTGAG GATATTTTCCCACCCCAATGTCCTCCCGGTGCTGGGTGCCTGTCAGTCTCCTCCGGCCCCTCACCCCGTCCTTATTACACACTGGATGCCGTATGGATCCCTCTACAACGTCCTGCACGAGGGAACCA ATCTGGTGGTTGATCAGTGCCAGGCAGTGAAGTTCGCCCTGGACATTGCCCGTGGCATGGCCTTCCTGCACACATTGGAGCCGCTCATTCCTCGCCATTACTTGAACAGTCGCAGCGTCATG ATTGATGAAGATATGACTGCTCGAATAAGCATGGCAGACGTGAAGCTTTCCTTCCAGTGTCCGGGACGCATGTACTGCCCTGCGTGGATTGCACCAGAAG CTCTGCAGAAACGCCCGGAGGACATTAACCGTCGCTCGTCTGACATGTGGAGCTTTGCCGTCCTGCTGTGGGAGCTGGTGACTCGAGAGGTTCCTTTTGCAGATCTTTCAAACATGGAGATCGGTATGAAG GTTTCTCTTGAGGGTCTGCGCCCTACAATTCCTCCTGGGATCTCTCCACACATCTGCAAACTCATGAAGATCTGTATGAATGAGGATCCTGCCAAGAGACCCAAATTTGACATGATTGTGCCCATCCTGGAGAAGATGCAAGACAAGTAA